The segment AAACAATCTTCTACACTCTTAATTAATGAAAAAGTAAAGGAATTAAGAATAAATGGGAAAGAAATTAGTCATTTTGGTTTTGGTCAATCTCCCTTTCCAATTCATACTAGTATTGTTGCTGCGTTAAAAGAAAACGCAGAAAATAACCATTATTTACCAGTAGCGGGTTTAGAGAAATTAAGAGAAGAAATAGTGCTTTTTTTAAAAAAGAATCAAAATATTAAAACCACAAAAGAGACTATTTTTATAGGACCCGGAAGTAAAGAGTTGTTGTATCAATCCATTTTAATTTTTGATGCCGAATTTTTAATACCAAAAGGAAGTTGGGTTAGTTATATTCCTCAAATACAATCTAAAGGTGGTGTGTATCATATTTTAGAAACCAATTTTGAAAACGATTTTAAATTAACTGCAGATAATTTGAATGCTTTTTTCAAGAATAAAGCACCTAAAAAACAAACGGTTTTAATTTTAAACTCACCAAACAACCCTACAGGAGCCGTTTACACAAAAGAAGAATATAAAGCGTTAGCTCTTGCGTGTAGAAAATATAATGTAGTGGTTTTTTCTGATGAAATTTATTCTCAAATCAACTTTTCGGAAAGCTATTCGCCAAGTATTTCAGCATTCTACCCTGAAAAAACAATTGTTTTTGGAGGTTTAAGCAAGGTCTTTTCTGCAGGTGGATATCGGTTAGGTTACATGATGTTACCCAATGAGCTGCAAGCGCTTCAAAATGTCTATAAATCGCTTTTTAGTGAAACATTTAGCTGTGTTTCTTCCCCTATTCAATTTGCTGCCATAAAAGCTTTTGAATACCCTACTGATTTGAAAAAATATGTGGAAACTAGTGCAGCTATTTTAAAAAAAATTTCAGAATTTATTTTTAAAGAACTTTCGGAAGTAAAGATTGAATGCACCAAATCTGAAGGAGCTTTTTATATGTTAATTGGATTTAACTTGCACAAAGCTGCTATTTTAAAATTAGGAATTTCTAGTAGTTTTGATTTGGCAAATTATGTTTTAGAGAATTATAATTTTGCAATGCTGCCTGGTATTGATTTCGGTTTTAAAAAAGAGGATTTCTTTTTTAGAATTGCATTTGTAGATTTTGATGGAGAAAATATGATGAAAACGTATCAAAAAAATCAAAATATTGATACTAATTTCATAAAAGAAAATTCACCAAATATTTTTAATGGCGTAGAAAAAATAAAGAAATTTGTTATTGATTTACAATGTTAATTTTCAAACTTTTTTAAAGATAATTTACTGTTTTTAAATTCACCAAATGTGAAGTATTGTATCCAATCGCCAAGATTAATATAGGTACTATTTTCTTGTAATTGAATATCTAGAGGTAAATGCCTATGACCAAAAATAAAATAATCGTAATGTGTTTGAGATAATTTACGCTTACAATATTGAACTAACCATTCATTTTCTTCGCCTAAAAATTTTGCATCTTCATCACCAGAAATCAATTTGTTTTTTACAGACATATATTGCCCTAACTTTACACCTAAATCTGGGTGTAACCAGCGAAACATCCATTTAAATAAAGGAAAAGTAAAGACTTTTTTCATTCGTTTATATCCTTTATCACCCGGCCCTAAACCGTCTCCATGACCAATTAAAAAAGTTTTATTATTGATGATAAATTCTTGTGGAGCGTGATATACAGGAATATTCAATTCTTTTTCAAAATAATCATCCATCCATAAGTCATGATTTCCAACAAAGAAATAAATAGGAATTCCACTATCTCTAATTTCTGCAAGTTTACCTAAAACACGTACAAATCCTTTTGGAACAACTGTCTTATACTCGAACCAAAAGTCAAATAAATCTCCTAACAAGAAAATAGCTTCTGCATCTTGTTTAACTGTATCTAACCAAGCCACAAACTTTTTCTCTCTAGGAAAACTAGCTTCTTGTGTTGGAGCTCCTAAATGTTGGTCTGAAGCAAAATAGACTTTTTTATTTTCTGAAGTTGTAATTGTAATCATTGCTACAAAGAAACGTTATTCCTCTTTACTTTCCAACTCCAAAACTTTCTGAATCATTTTATCATCTTTATGTATAACTCTATAGAAGCCTTCATCACCAAATAGCGCATTTGCAATTGAAGATTTTAGGTATTTCTTAATGCTTTGTTTAGTTTTAAATGAAGGTTTTGCTGTGTCTTTAATATCAGATAAATAAGTGTCAAAAATTTTTTCATCTGTATCAAAATCTAAAACAAAAGAAGCTAGTGTCCATTTTTCTAAATCTTTACGATTGTTGTCTACATATTTAAAAGCAAAATTATTGATACTATTAAAATAGAAATTAGACATGTAAGAAGTGGTGTCTATTGCTACAAAAACATCTGGAATAATACCACCACCACCATAAACAATTTTGCCTTTTGGCGTTTTGTATTTTAAAGAATCTATTACTTTTATACTATCTTTGCTTAGTAATTCTCCATTGGTAATTCTTTGTTGAAAATCTTTATAATAATTTTTATTTCCATCCCCAGAATATGGTTTTTGAATAGAACGACCCGTTGGTGTGTAGTAACGTGCAGTTGTTAAACGCACTGCAGAGCCATC is part of the Polaribacter sp. SA4-10 genome and harbors:
- a CDS encoding pyridoxal phosphate-dependent aminotransferase, with protein sequence MINQNILSLKQSSTLLINEKVKELRINGKEISHFGFGQSPFPIHTSIVAALKENAENNHYLPVAGLEKLREEIVLFLKKNQNIKTTKETIFIGPGSKELLYQSILIFDAEFLIPKGSWVSYIPQIQSKGGVYHILETNFENDFKLTADNLNAFFKNKAPKKQTVLILNSPNNPTGAVYTKEEYKALALACRKYNVVVFSDEIYSQINFSESYSPSISAFYPEKTIVFGGLSKVFSAGGYRLGYMMLPNELQALQNVYKSLFSETFSCVSSPIQFAAIKAFEYPTDLKKYVETSAAILKKISEFIFKELSEVKIECTKSEGAFYMLIGFNLHKAAILKLGISSSFDLANYVLENYNFAMLPGIDFGFKKEDFFFRIAFVDFDGENMMKTYQKNQNIDTNFIKENSPNIFNGVEKIKKFVIDLQC
- a CDS encoding UDP-2,3-diacylglucosamine diphosphatase is translated as MITITTSENKKVYFASDQHLGAPTQEASFPREKKFVAWLDTVKQDAEAIFLLGDLFDFWFEYKTVVPKGFVRVLGKLAEIRDSGIPIYFFVGNHDLWMDDYFEKELNIPVYHAPQEFIINNKTFLIGHGDGLGPGDKGYKRMKKVFTFPLFKWMFRWLHPDLGVKLGQYMSVKNKLISGDEDAKFLGEENEWLVQYCKRKLSQTHYDYFIFGHRHLPLDIQLQENSTYINLGDWIQYFTFGEFKNSKLSLKKFEN